A stretch of the Sphingomonas sp. CL5.1 genome encodes the following:
- the recG gene encoding ATP-dependent DNA helicase RecG, whose product MRPDILNPLFAEVTALKGVGPALAKPLERLGIARVVDVLFHLPTGWIDRWPRDSLDASDAGRTIAITLTPRDIRSTGSARAPTRVSATDVAGNHVSLVYFGGSSGWVKKLYPLGEPVRVSGKLETYGQELQIIHPEIEGEEGFREREPIYPLSEGITSRRIAGMVEQALARAPDLPEWIEPGLKTKRGWPDWRDALARIHADPADQVARTRLGYDEVFANQLALMLVRADSRRRRGRSLGGDGRLRDMLQLPYALTGAQARTVREIEGDLAQEAPMLRLLQGDVGSGKTLVAAMALLVAVEAGAQGAMLAPTEILARQHYETLRRTLAGLPVEIAVLTGRDKGRAREATLMGLADGSIHILVGTHAIFQEAVGYRDLGLVVVDEQHRFGVAERMALTAKGRVTPHLLAMTATPIPRTLTLAQYGEMDQSRLDEMPPGREPVETRVISEERLDEVVNALGRHLSEGKQAYWVCPLVEESEKTDLAAAEARAAALAGRFGDRVGLVHGRMKGPEKDAVMAAFAAGRHGVLVATTVIEVGVDVPNATLIVIEHADRFGLAQLHQLRGRVGRGGGHSVCLLLRGNVLSETSRARLALMRETNDGFRIAEEDLRLRGAGELLGTRQSGEAAFRLATPEQLGELLQPATDDARLLIDRDGGLSGERGQAARTALYLFERDAGVALLRSG is encoded by the coding sequence ATGAGACCCGATATCCTCAATCCGCTGTTCGCCGAAGTCACCGCGCTGAAGGGCGTGGGGCCGGCGCTGGCGAAGCCGCTGGAGCGGCTGGGGATCGCGCGGGTGGTGGATGTGTTGTTCCATTTGCCGACCGGCTGGATCGACCGATGGCCGCGCGACTCACTCGATGCGAGCGACGCCGGGCGGACGATCGCGATCACGCTGACCCCACGCGATATCCGCAGCACCGGCTCCGCCCGCGCGCCGACGCGGGTGAGCGCTACCGACGTTGCGGGCAATCACGTCAGCCTCGTCTATTTCGGCGGATCGTCGGGCTGGGTGAAGAAGCTCTATCCGCTGGGCGAGCCGGTGCGCGTCTCCGGCAAGCTGGAGACTTATGGGCAGGAGCTCCAGATCATCCACCCGGAGATCGAGGGCGAGGAGGGCTTCCGCGAGCGCGAGCCGATCTATCCTTTGTCCGAAGGCATCACCTCGCGCCGCATCGCCGGGATGGTGGAGCAGGCGCTGGCCCGCGCGCCGGACTTGCCCGAATGGATCGAGCCGGGGCTGAAGACGAAGCGCGGCTGGCCCGACTGGCGCGACGCACTCGCTCGCATCCATGCCGATCCCGCCGATCAGGTGGCGCGGACGCGGCTCGGCTATGACGAGGTGTTCGCCAACCAGCTCGCGCTGATGCTGGTCCGCGCGGATTCGCGGCGACGGCGCGGGCGGTCGCTGGGCGGCGACGGGCGGCTGCGCGATATGCTCCAGCTCCCCTATGCGCTGACGGGCGCGCAGGCGCGGACGGTGCGCGAGATCGAGGGCGATCTGGCGCAGGAGGCACCGATGCTCCGCCTGCTGCAAGGCGATGTGGGGTCGGGCAAGACGCTCGTGGCGGCAATGGCGCTGCTGGTCGCGGTGGAGGCGGGCGCGCAGGGGGCGATGCTCGCGCCGACCGAAATCCTCGCCCGCCAGCATTATGAGACGTTGCGCCGCACGCTCGCCGGCTTGCCGGTGGAGATCGCGGTGCTCACCGGCCGCGACAAGGGCCGCGCGCGCGAGGCGACGCTGATGGGGCTGGCGGACGGCTCGATCCATATCCTCGTCGGCACGCACGCGATCTTCCAGGAGGCGGTCGGCTATCGCGACCTCGGCCTCGTGGTGGTGGACGAGCAGCATCGCTTCGGCGTCGCGGAGCGGATGGCGCTCACCGCCAAGGGCCGCGTCACGCCGCACCTGCTGGCGATGACCGCGACGCCGATCCCGCGCACGCTCACCCTCGCGCAATATGGCGAGATGGACCAGAGCCGGCTCGACGAGATGCCGCCGGGCCGCGAGCCGGTCGAGACGCGCGTCATCAGCGAGGAGCGGCTGGACGAGGTGGTCAACGCGCTCGGCCGGCACCTGTCGGAGGGGAAGCAGGCTTATTGGGTCTGTCCCTTGGTCGAGGAGAGCGAGAAGACCGACCTCGCCGCCGCCGAGGCGCGCGCCGCAGCGCTGGCGGGCCGCTTCGGGGATCGCGTCGGATTAGTCCACGGGCGGATGAAGGGGCCGGAGAAGGATGCGGTGATGGCTGCCTTCGCCGCCGGCCGCCACGGCGTATTGGTCGCGACCACGGTGATCGAGGTGGGGGTGGACGTGCCCAACGCCACGCTCATCGTGATCGAGCATGCCGACCGCTTCGGCCTTGCCCAGCTCCACCAGTTGCGCGGGCGCGTCGGGCGTGGCGGGGGGCATTCGGTATGCCTGCTGCTGCGCGGCAATGTGCTCTCCGAAACCTCGCGCGCGCGGCTCGCGCTGATGCGCGAGACGAACGACGGCTTCCGCATCGCGGAGGAGGATTTGCGGCTGCGCGGCGCGGGCGAATTGCTCGGCACGCGGCAATCGGGGGAGGCGGCGTTCAGGCTCGCGACGCCGGAGCAACTCGGCGAGCTGCTCCAGCCGGCTACCGACGATGCGCGGCTGCTGATCGATCGCGACGGCGGCCTCTCGGGCGAGCGCGGGCAGGCCGCGCGCACCGCGCTCTATCTGTTCGAACGCGACGCGGGGGTGGCGCTGCTGCGATCGGGGTGA
- a CDS encoding DNA recombination protein RmuC gives MIETAAIALVALLAGLALGWFVARRDMAGLRAERDQRAEEFRKAIVDLAAATERAKAADLLRGELEAIRGERDMARTELARRETEAAAFEARIAEFKAAKDDMAGRFREVAGTLLGEAQKAFLERADERFRQSEESAGQGLKALLQPVTERLQRYEEGVAKVEAERRDAFGSLYGQIEAMRVGQESVRAEAQKLVNALRAAPKARGRWGEQQLRNVLETCGLAEHADFAMEVSITGDDGERLRPDAVVRVPGGKSLVIDAKVSLNAYQDAFAAVDEKERQIGLTAHANAMRAHVNTLGAKAYWSQFPDAPDYVIMFVPGEHFLSAALEHDPTLWDAAFEKRVLLATPTNLIAIARTVSAVWRQEKLASEARQIGALGKELYDRLAKAVGDLRVVGSGLNTAVKNYNTFVSSFETRALVSARKLRDLNIEPGARDIETIAPVELLAGHAGEDEPDRLAAE, from the coding sequence ATGATCGAGACGGCCGCCATCGCCCTTGTCGCCCTCCTCGCCGGCCTCGCGCTCGGCTGGTTCGTCGCGCGGCGCGATATGGCCGGCCTCCGCGCGGAGCGCGACCAGCGGGCGGAGGAGTTCAGGAAGGCGATCGTCGATCTCGCCGCCGCGACCGAGCGGGCAAAGGCTGCCGATCTGCTGCGCGGCGAACTGGAGGCGATCCGCGGCGAGCGCGACATGGCGCGCACCGAGCTTGCCCGGCGCGAGACGGAGGCGGCGGCGTTCGAGGCGCGGATCGCCGAGTTCAAGGCCGCGAAGGACGACATGGCGGGCCGTTTCCGCGAGGTCGCCGGCACGCTGCTGGGCGAGGCACAGAAGGCGTTCCTCGAGCGCGCCGACGAGCGTTTCCGCCAGTCCGAGGAAAGCGCGGGGCAGGGGCTTAAGGCGTTGCTCCAGCCGGTGACGGAACGGCTTCAGCGCTACGAGGAAGGCGTCGCCAAGGTCGAAGCGGAGCGGCGCGATGCGTTCGGCTCGCTCTACGGCCAGATCGAGGCGATGCGCGTCGGGCAGGAATCGGTGCGGGCGGAGGCGCAGAAGCTGGTCAACGCGCTGCGCGCCGCGCCCAAGGCGCGGGGCCGCTGGGGCGAGCAGCAGCTCCGCAACGTGCTGGAGACGTGCGGCCTCGCCGAACATGCCGATTTCGCGATGGAGGTCAGCATCACCGGCGACGACGGCGAGCGGCTGCGCCCCGACGCGGTGGTGCGCGTGCCTGGCGGCAAGTCGCTGGTGATCGACGCCAAGGTGTCGCTCAACGCCTATCAGGACGCCTTCGCGGCGGTGGACGAGAAGGAGCGGCAGATCGGCCTCACCGCCCATGCCAATGCGATGCGCGCGCACGTCAACACATTGGGCGCTAAGGCCTATTGGAGTCAGTTCCCCGATGCGCCCGATTACGTCATCATGTTCGTGCCGGGCGAGCATTTCCTCTCCGCCGCGCTGGAGCACGACCCTACCTTGTGGGACGCCGCGTTCGAGAAGCGCGTGCTGCTCGCGACGCCGACCAACCTGATCGCGATCGCGCGAACCGTTTCGGCGGTATGGCGGCAGGAGAAGCTGGCGAGCGAGGCGCGGCAGATCGGCGCGCTCGGCAAGGAGCTGTATGACCGGCTGGCCAAGGCGGTCGGTGACCTGCGCGTGGTGGGCAGCGGCCTCAATACCGCCGTCAAGAATTACAACACCTTCGTCAGCAGCTTCGAGACGCGCGCGCTGGTCAGCGCCCGCAAGCTGCGCGACCTCAATATCGAGCCGGGCGCGCGCGATATCGAGACGATCGCTCCGGTGGAACTGCTCGCCGGCCATGCCGGGGAGGATGAGCCGGACCGGCTGGCGGCCGAATAG
- the mfd gene encoding transcription-repair coupling factor: MPELKQILSATEVLTLAGVPAGFLPSLLADLARAAPRRAVFVAPDEAAMRAIAATAPFFAPELEVIEFPAWDCLPYDRASPTLRVMAERIGALHRLQQKPRGPQLVLTTTNAATQRTLTPFRIRQLVANLKPGERIGRDRLAALLQANGYVRTDTVHDAGEYAIRGGIVDLFPSGEVQGLRLDFFGDEIESVRTFDPADQRTTGRIDGFTLLPASEALLDEDSVKRFRSRYRETFGATATGDPLYQAVSDGRRLAGMEHWLPLFEEKLATIFDHIGEDALVVRDNGVTAAAESRLESIADYYENRKRAEAAQPGSYRALPAKTLYLDDGEWRAALEASTAHVTTPFHEPESARVVDFGVDGARDFAPERASGANVYEAVVAHVAKLRKDGRKPVLASYSGGARDRLGNLLKDHGLNGAKPVDTWHEALGVGETQVALVVLPLDHGFTAPRVAVLTEQDMLGDRLVRRQKRRKSADAFLAELATLSPGDLVVHVDHGIGRYEGLTSIPVGNAPHDCVALTYAGGDKLYVPVENLEVLSRYGSSEEGAALDRLGGEAWQRRKSRMKERIREIAGELIAVAAERALRSGEVAEPDSSGYPTFVDRFPYEETDDQDRAIEDVLGDLSAGKPMDRLIVGDVGFGKTEVALRAAFVAAMAGMQVAVVCPTTLLARQHYQNFVARFEGFPVNIGRLSRLVSATEAKATRERVASGDIDIVIGTHAILAKAVEFKRLGLVIVDEEQRFGVTHKERLKALKSDVHVLTLTATPIPRTLQMAMSGLRELSVIQTPPVDRLAVRTYVMPWDPVVLREALLREHYRGGQSFLVTPRIADLPDIEEYLRNEVPEIRYVVAHGQMAPGEVEERMSAFYDRKFEVLVSTSIIESGIDIPSANTMIVNRADRFGLAQLYQLRGRVGRSKTRAYAYLVTPPERQMTDAAEKRLKVLSDLDSLGAGFQLASHDLDIRGAGNLLGDEQSGHIKEVGYELYQSMLEEAILEAKAGGLAQRPRDFSPQITVDAPILIPEDYVPDLDLRMGLYRRLNELDDKQSLEAFAAEMIDRFGKLPDATENLIRVIEIKMNAKKACVAKMDIGPKGALVTFHDDNPPNVEGLLAYVQRLGAIAKLRPDSKFALTRSWPDADARLNGALQLSKGLAKAAG; the protein is encoded by the coding sequence ATGCCCGAACTCAAACAGATCCTCTCCGCCACCGAAGTGCTGACTCTCGCAGGCGTGCCGGCGGGCTTCCTGCCCTCGCTGCTGGCGGACCTCGCGCGCGCCGCGCCGCGCCGGGCGGTGTTCGTCGCGCCGGACGAGGCCGCGATGCGCGCGATCGCCGCCACCGCGCCCTTTTTCGCGCCGGAACTGGAAGTGATCGAGTTCCCGGCGTGGGACTGCCTGCCCTACGACCGCGCCTCCCCCACCCTGCGCGTGATGGCGGAGCGGATCGGCGCGCTCCATCGCCTGCAACAGAAGCCGCGTGGGCCGCAGCTCGTCCTCACCACCACCAACGCCGCGACGCAGCGCACGCTCACCCCGTTCCGCATCCGCCAGCTCGTCGCGAACCTGAAGCCGGGCGAGCGGATCGGCCGCGACCGGCTCGCCGCGCTGCTTCAGGCTAACGGCTACGTCCGCACCGACACGGTGCATGACGCGGGCGAATATGCCATCCGGGGCGGGATCGTTGATCTGTTCCCGAGCGGGGAGGTTCAAGGGCTGCGGCTCGATTTCTTCGGCGACGAGATCGAGAGCGTCCGCACCTTCGACCCTGCCGACCAGCGCACCACCGGGCGGATCGACGGCTTCACCCTGCTCCCCGCGTCCGAAGCGCTGCTGGACGAGGACAGCGTGAAGCGCTTCCGCAGCCGATATCGCGAGACGTTCGGCGCGACCGCGACGGGCGATCCGCTCTATCAGGCGGTGAGTGACGGACGGCGGCTGGCAGGGATGGAGCATTGGCTCCCGCTGTTCGAGGAGAAGCTCGCCACCATCTTCGACCATATCGGCGAGGACGCGCTGGTGGTGCGCGACAATGGCGTCACCGCCGCCGCTGAGTCGCGCCTCGAATCGATCGCGGACTATTACGAGAACCGCAAGCGCGCCGAGGCCGCCCAGCCCGGCAGCTATCGCGCGCTGCCCGCGAAGACGCTCTACCTCGACGACGGCGAATGGCGCGCGGCGCTGGAAGCGTCGACGGCGCACGTCACCACGCCGTTCCACGAGCCGGAATCCGCGCGCGTGGTGGATTTCGGCGTCGACGGCGCGCGCGATTTCGCGCCCGAGCGCGCATCGGGCGCGAACGTCTATGAGGCGGTGGTCGCGCATGTCGCGAAGCTGCGCAAGGACGGCCGCAAGCCGGTGCTGGCGAGCTATTCCGGCGGCGCGCGCGACCGGCTCGGCAACCTGCTCAAGGACCACGGCCTGAACGGTGCCAAGCCGGTCGATACGTGGCATGAGGCGCTGGGCGTCGGCGAGACGCAGGTCGCTTTGGTCGTCCTGCCGCTCGATCACGGCTTCACCGCGCCGCGCGTCGCGGTGCTGACCGAGCAGGACATGCTCGGCGACCGGCTCGTCCGCCGCCAGAAACGCCGCAAATCCGCCGACGCCTTCCTCGCCGAGCTGGCGACGCTCTCGCCGGGCGATCTGGTGGTGCATGTCGATCACGGCATCGGGCGCTATGAGGGACTGACCTCGATCCCGGTCGGCAACGCGCCGCATGATTGCGTCGCGCTCACCTATGCGGGCGGCGACAAGCTCTACGTTCCGGTCGAAAATCTCGAAGTCCTCTCGCGCTACGGCTCCAGCGAGGAGGGCGCGGCGCTCGACAGGCTCGGCGGCGAGGCGTGGCAGCGGCGCAAGTCGCGAATGAAGGAGCGCATCCGCGAGATCGCTGGCGAGCTGATCGCGGTCGCCGCCGAACGCGCGCTTCGCTCGGGCGAGGTCGCAGAGCCGGATTCGAGCGGCTATCCCACCTTCGTCGATCGCTTCCCCTATGAGGAAACCGACGATCAGGATCGCGCGATCGAGGACGTGCTGGGCGACCTATCCGCCGGCAAGCCGATGGACCGGCTGATCGTCGGCGATGTCGGCTTCGGCAAGACGGAGGTGGCGCTGCGCGCGGCCTTCGTCGCGGCGATGGCGGGGATGCAGGTGGCGGTGGTCTGCCCGACGACCCTGCTCGCGCGCCAGCATTACCAGAATTTCGTCGCGCGGTTCGAAGGCTTCCCGGTCAACATCGGCCGCCTCTCCCGCTTGGTCTCCGCGACCGAGGCGAAGGCGACGCGCGAGCGGGTGGCGTCGGGCGATATCGATATCGTGATCGGCACCCACGCGATCCTCGCGAAAGCCGTGGAGTTCAAGCGGCTCGGCCTCGTCATCGTCGATGAGGAGCAGCGCTTCGGCGTCACCCACAAGGAGCGGCTGAAGGCGCTGAAGAGCGACGTGCATGTCCTCACCCTCACCGCCACGCCGATCCCGCGCACCCTGCAGATGGCGATGTCCGGCCTGCGCGAGCTTTCGGTGATCCAGACGCCGCCGGTCGATCGCCTCGCGGTGCGCACCTATGTGATGCCGTGGGACCCGGTGGTGCTGCGCGAGGCATTGCTGCGCGAACATTATCGCGGCGGCCAGAGCTTCCTCGTCACCCCGCGCATCGCCGACCTGCCGGATATCGAGGAGTATCTCCGCAACGAGGTGCCCGAAATCCGCTATGTCGTCGCGCACGGGCAGATGGCGCCGGGCGAGGTGGAGGAGCGGATGAGCGCCTTCTACGACCGGAAGTTCGAGGTGCTCGTCTCCACCTCGATCATCGAGAGCGGGATCGACATCCCCTCCGCCAACACGATGATCGTCAACCGCGCGGATCGTTTCGGCCTTGCCCAGCTCTACCAGCTTCGCGGCCGCGTCGGGCGGTCCAAGACGCGCGCCTACGCCTATCTGGTGACGCCGCCGGAGCGGCAGATGACCGATGCGGCGGAGAAGCGCCTGAAGGTACTGTCCGACCTCGATTCGCTCGGCGCGGGCTTCCAGCTCGCCAGCCACGATCTCGATATCCGCGGCGCGGGCAATCTGCTCGGCGACGAGCAGTCCGGGCATATCAAGGAAGTCGGCTACGAACTCTATCAGTCGATGCTGGAAGAGGCGATTCTCGAGGCCAAGGCCGGCGGCCTCGCGCAGCGCCCGCGCGATTTCTCGCCGCAGATCACGGTCGATGCGCCGATCCTCATCCCGGAGGATTATGTGCCGGACCTCGACCTGCGCATGGGCCTCTATCGCCGTCTCAACGAACTGGACGACAAACAGTCCCTGGAAGCCTTCGCCGCCGAGATGATCGACCGTTTCGGCAAGCTGCCCGACGCCACCGAGAACCTGATCCGCGTGATCGAGATCAAGATGAACGCCAAGAAGGCCTGCGTCGCGAAGATGGATATCGGGCCGAAGGGCGCGTTGGTGACGTTCCACGACGACAATCCGCCGAACGTCGAGGGGCTGCTCGCCTATGTCCAGCGGCTCGGCGCGATCGCGAAGCTCCGGCCGGATTCGAAATTCGCGCTCACCCGCTCATGGCCGGACGCGGATGCGCGGCTCAACGGTGCGCTGCAATTGTCGAAGGGATTGGCGAAGGCCGCGGGTTGA
- a CDS encoding succinate dehydrogenase assembly factor 2 gives MDHEIRLKRLRFRAWHRGTREADLMIGGFFDAHHANWSAEQLDWFETLLEEQDVDIMGWAIGSIPCPPEWDGPMMQAMRALNYVQVPE, from the coding sequence ATGGACCACGAAATCCGCCTGAAACGCCTGCGCTTCCGCGCCTGGCACCGTGGCACGCGCGAAGCCGACCTGATGATCGGCGGTTTTTTCGATGCGCACCACGCGAACTGGAGCGCAGAGCAGCTCGACTGGTTCGAGACATTGCTGGAGGAGCAGGACGTGGACATCATGGGCTGGGCGATCGGCTCCATCCCCTGCCCGCCCGAATGGGACGGGCCGATGATGCAGGCGATGCGCGCGCTGAACTACGTGCAGGTGCCCGAGTAA
- a CDS encoding Xaa-Pro peptidase family protein: MPTRRGLLGAAALLPLANLAGVVRAAEPDLAGLKDITTGVKPIDAAERAGRLQRAQALMRRHGIGAVVIEPGSSLIYFTGVAWWRSERLTAAIIPAEGEPCIVTPFFEEPSIRETLAVPAEVRVWQEDQDPLAVVAGFLRDRKLAGRPVGIEETARFFAFDGLALQLPEAKLVSANPVVRGCRMLKTPAELALMQAATDVTIAAYRWIHPRVEKGMTGPEVSALMVAATRRLGGTADDAMVLIGEASAYPHGSREVHRVADGQVVLMDCGCTVQGYHSDISRTWVHGSASAAQRKVWDQVAEGQRIALAAAKIGAPAGTVDDAVRGAYAKWGYGPGYKLPGLSHRTGHGIGMDGHEPVNLVHGEAMPLAAGMCFSNEPGIYIPGQFGVRLEDCFHMTAEGPRWFSTPPASIDAPV; this comes from the coding sequence ATGCCGACGCGCCGGGGCCTGCTGGGCGCCGCCGCCCTGCTGCCGCTCGCCAATCTCGCGGGGGTGGTGCGCGCCGCCGAACCCGATCTTGCCGGGCTGAAGGACATCACCACCGGCGTGAAGCCGATCGACGCGGCGGAGCGCGCGGGCCGGCTGCAACGCGCGCAGGCGCTGATGCGGCGGCACGGCATCGGCGCGGTGGTGATCGAGCCGGGATCGAGCCTGATTTATTTCACCGGCGTCGCCTGGTGGCGCAGCGAGCGGCTGACGGCGGCGATCATCCCGGCGGAGGGGGAGCCGTGCATCGTCACGCCCTTCTTCGAGGAGCCGTCGATCCGCGAGACGCTCGCCGTTCCGGCCGAGGTGCGCGTGTGGCAGGAGGATCAGGACCCGCTCGCGGTGGTCGCCGGCTTCCTGCGCGATCGCAAGCTGGCCGGGCGGCCGGTGGGGATCGAGGAGACGGCGCGATTCTTCGCCTTCGACGGGCTGGCGCTGCAATTGCCCGAGGCGAAGCTGGTCTCCGCCAATCCGGTCGTGCGCGGTTGTCGTATGCTGAAGACGCCGGCGGAACTCGCGCTGATGCAGGCCGCGACCGACGTGACGATCGCCGCCTATCGCTGGATCCATCCGCGCGTCGAAAAAGGGATGACCGGGCCGGAGGTGAGCGCGCTGATGGTCGCCGCGACGCGCCGGCTCGGCGGCACGGCCGACGACGCGATGGTGCTGATCGGCGAGGCTTCGGCCTATCCGCACGGCAGCCGCGAGGTGCATCGCGTCGCGGACGGGCAGGTGGTGCTGATGGACTGCGGCTGCACTGTGCAGGGCTATCATTCCGATATCTCGCGTACCTGGGTGCATGGCAGCGCCAGCGCCGCGCAGCGCAAGGTGTGGGACCAGGTGGCCGAAGGTCAGCGCATCGCGCTGGCGGCGGCGAAGATCGGCGCGCCGGCCGGGACGGTCGATGACGCGGTGCGCGGGGCTTATGCCAAATGGGGCTATGGCCCCGGCTACAAGCTGCCCGGCTTGTCGCACCGTACCGGGCACGGCATCGGCATGGACGGGCACGAGCCGGTCAATCTCGTCCACGGCGAGGCGATGCCGCTGGCGGCGGGCATGTGCTTCTCGAACGAGCCGGGCATCTACATCCCCGGCCAGTTTGGCGTGCGGCTGGAGGATTGCTTCCACATGACGGCGGAGGGACCGCGCTGGTTCAGCACGCCGCCCGCCTCCATCGACGCGCCGGTATAG
- a CDS encoding dicarboxylate/amino acid:cation symporter, whose product MGKRLTTYIMIALVLGLVCGLVLNTTIGDGGAASQARLETLAGYFSIVTTVFLRLIKMIIAPLVFATLVSGIAQMGDTAALGRIGARSIGWFVCASLLSLTLGLVLVNIFQPGVGVNLPLPPTTAGTGLETSAFNLKDFISHIFPTSMVDAMAKNEILQIVIFSLFVGVAITAVGEKAKPLVGAIDALVHVMLQITDYVMRFAPFAVFAAVAGTLTERGPKVIGQLAYFMGTFYLSMFILWLVLLGIGFLFIGGRIRELVRYVREPLLVAFSTASSEAAYPRMLEALDRFGVPPRVASFVLPLGYSFNLDGSMIYMGFASLFVAQAYGIHLPIATQITMLLVLMVTSKGIAGVPRASLVVIAATMPMFNIPEAGLLLILAVDHFLDMGRSATNVVGNAVASAVVAKWEGGFDPPEPVDSEPPHAPRGNGPARDVDSFRDI is encoded by the coding sequence ATGGGCAAGCGGCTCACCACCTATATCATGATCGCGCTGGTGCTCGGCCTCGTCTGCGGTCTGGTGCTCAACACCACGATCGGCGACGGCGGGGCCGCCTCGCAGGCACGCCTTGAGACGCTGGCGGGCTATTTCTCGATCGTCACCACCGTTTTCCTGCGGCTGATCAAGATGATCATCGCGCCGCTCGTCTTCGCGACGCTCGTCTCCGGCATTGCGCAGATGGGGGATACGGCGGCGCTGGGGCGGATCGGCGCGCGGAGCATCGGCTGGTTCGTCTGCGCCAGCCTGCTGTCGCTCACCCTGGGGCTGGTGCTGGTCAACATCTTCCAGCCGGGCGTGGGCGTGAACCTGCCGCTGCCGCCTACGACGGCTGGCACGGGGCTGGAGACATCGGCCTTCAACCTCAAGGACTTCATCTCGCATATCTTCCCGACCTCGATGGTCGACGCGATGGCGAAGAACGAGATCCTCCAGATCGTGATCTTCTCGCTGTTCGTCGGCGTCGCGATCACCGCGGTCGGCGAGAAGGCGAAGCCGCTGGTCGGCGCGATCGACGCGCTGGTGCATGTGATGCTCCAGATCACCGACTATGTGATGCGCTTCGCCCCGTTCGCGGTGTTCGCCGCCGTGGCGGGTACGCTCACCGAGCGCGGGCCGAAGGTGATCGGGCAGCTCGCCTATTTCATGGGCACCTTCTACCTCTCGATGTTCATCCTGTGGCTGGTGCTGCTCGGCATCGGCTTCCTGTTCATCGGCGGGCGGATCAGGGAACTGGTGCGCTACGTGCGCGAGCCTTTGCTGGTCGCCTTCTCCACCGCCTCGTCGGAGGCCGCCTATCCCCGGATGCTGGAGGCGCTGGACCGGTTCGGCGTGCCGCCGCGCGTGGCCAGCTTCGTGCTGCCGCTGGGCTATTCGTTCAACCTCGACGGATCGATGATCTACATGGGCTTCGCCAGCCTGTTCGTGGCGCAGGCATATGGCATCCATCTGCCGATCGCGACGCAGATCACGATGCTGCTGGTGCTAATGGTGACCTCGAAGGGCATCGCCGGCGTGCCGCGCGCCAGCCTCGTGGTGATCGCGGCGACCATGCCGATGTTCAATATCCCCGAGGCCGGGCTGCTGCTGATCCTCGCGGTGGACCATTTCCTCGACATGGGGCGCAGCGCGACCAACGTGGTCGGCAATGCGGTGGCGAGCGCGGTGGTCGCGAAATGGGAGGGCGGCTTCGATCCGCCCGAGCCGGTCGACAGCGAGCCACCCCATGCGCCGCGCGGCAACGGCCCGGCGCGGGACGTGGACAGCTTCCGGGATATTTGA